A single genomic interval of Prionailurus viverrinus isolate Anna chromosome A2, UM_Priviv_1.0, whole genome shotgun sequence harbors:
- the CCDC201 gene encoding coiled-coil domain-containing protein 201 isoform X2 yields MESGAQVSGLKSTAEDEGPSSVTSQLSPRNVPKHSTPRDTTPSLHRRPPGHVPYRPEGSPVAESPLPESLSWSTMATLRNLQLSTVWPAPASDPWDPEEDPSTPALVTRTQRQAESRGARSRSPHLRLPGVPNTSGKRRRDPKELAATERVRQWEFRLLRDIEEATHHELTIEDDCILGPGQEALCSGAPAASPPSTGFKP; encoded by the exons ATGGAGTCTGGGGCGCAG GTGTCTGGGCTGAAGTCCACCGCAGAAGATGAGGGTCCTTCTTCAGTGACGAGTCAGCTGTCCCCGAGAAACGTCCCAAAGCATAGCACCCCCCGGGACACCACGCCCAGCCTGCACAGGAGGCCACCGGGCCACGTCCCCTACCGCCCGGAAGGGAGCCCCGTGGCTGAGTCCCCGCTGCCTGAAAGCCTTTCCTGGAGCACCATGGCCACCCTCCGGAACCTGCAGCTTTCTACCGTCTGGCCGGCACCCGCCTCCGACCCCTGGGATCCCGAGGAAGATCCTTCTACACCCGCTTTGGTCACTCGGACGCAGCGGCAGGCAGAGTCCAGGGGAGCACGGAGCCGGTCTCCACACTTGAGGTTGCCCGGGGTCCCCAACACCtcggggaagagaaggagggaccCAAAGGAGCTGGCGGCT ACAGAGCGTGTGAGGCAGTGGGAATTCAGGCTGCTTCGGGACATCGAGGAGGCCACTCATCACGAGCTCACCATCGAGGACGACTGCATTTTGGGGCCGGGCCAGGAAGCACTGTGTTCTGGGGCTCCCGCGGCCAGCCCTCCATCCACTGGCTTCAAACCCTGA
- the CCDC201 gene encoding coiled-coil domain-containing protein 201 isoform X1 — translation MESGAQVSGLKSTAEDEGPSSVTSQLSPRNVPKHSTPRDTTPSLHRRPPGHVPYRPEGSPVAESPLPESLSWSTMATLRNLQLSTVWPAPASDPWDPEEDPSTPALVTRTQRQAESRGARSRSPHLRLPGVPNTSGKRRRDPKELAAVTERVRQWEFRLLRDIEEATHHELTIEDDCILGPGQEALCSGAPAASPPSTGFKP, via the exons ATGGAGTCTGGGGCGCAG GTGTCTGGGCTGAAGTCCACCGCAGAAGATGAGGGTCCTTCTTCAGTGACGAGTCAGCTGTCCCCGAGAAACGTCCCAAAGCATAGCACCCCCCGGGACACCACGCCCAGCCTGCACAGGAGGCCACCGGGCCACGTCCCCTACCGCCCGGAAGGGAGCCCCGTGGCTGAGTCCCCGCTGCCTGAAAGCCTTTCCTGGAGCACCATGGCCACCCTCCGGAACCTGCAGCTTTCTACCGTCTGGCCGGCACCCGCCTCCGACCCCTGGGATCCCGAGGAAGATCCTTCTACACCCGCTTTGGTCACTCGGACGCAGCGGCAGGCAGAGTCCAGGGGAGCACGGAGCCGGTCTCCACACTTGAGGTTGCCCGGGGTCCCCAACACCtcggggaagagaaggagggaccCAAAGGAGCTGGCGGCTGTG ACAGAGCGTGTGAGGCAGTGGGAATTCAGGCTGCTTCGGGACATCGAGGAGGCCACTCATCACGAGCTCACCATCGAGGACGACTGCATTTTGGGGCCGGGCCAGGAAGCACTGTGTTCTGGGGCTCCCGCGGCCAGCCCTCCATCCACTGGCTTCAAACCCTGA
- the IGFBP1 gene encoding insulin-like growth factor-binding protein 1: MSTGHRTPTAHSQCQCLSVRHSCLTMPGAPAACAWPLLLLLATRLSATAGAPQPWQCAPCSPEKLALCPPVPDSCTESARPANCGCCSLCTLPEGTACGVASARCASGLSCRALPGEQRPLQALIRGQGTCVPTGGDTDVMSSSESADMTQEELLENFHLMAPSDDDTHILWNAISNYMNRGTQVDTWKGPCHRDLHEVLGRLSEEQQSSGQLYRFYLPNCSKNGFYHSRQCETSLDDEPGLCWCVYPWSREKIPGSVEVRGDPNCSQYFSR, from the exons ATGAGCACCGGCCACCGCACCCCCACCGCCCACAGCCAGTGCCAGTGTCTGTCCGTCCGCCACAGCTGCCTGACGATGCCCGGGGCCCCCGCTGCCTGCGCCTGGCCGCTTCTGCTCCTGCTGGCCACCCGGCTCAGCGCGACCGCCGGGGCCCCCCAGCCTTGGCAGTGCGCGCCCTGCTCGCCCGAGAAGCTGGCGCTCTGCCCGCCCGTGCCTGACTCCTGCACCGAGAGCGCCCGGCCCGCCAACTGCGGCTGCTGCTCCTTGTGCACGCTGCCCGAGGGCACTGCCTGTGGCGTGGCCAGTGCGCGCTGTGCCAGCGGGCTCAGCTGCCGGGCGCTGCCAGGGGAGCAGCGGCCCCTGCAAGCCCTCATCCGCGGCCAGGGCACCTGCGTGCCCACCGGTGGTGACACAG ATGTGATGTCGTCCTCCGAGAGTGCAGATATGACCCAGGAGGAGCTCCTGGAGAATTTCCACCTGATGGCCCCTTCTGACGATGACACACACATTCTCTGGAACGCCATCAGTAATTACATGAACAGAGGGACTCAGGTCGACACGTGGAAG GGGCCCTGCCATCGGGATCTCCACGAGGTGCTGGGCCGTCTGAGCGAGGAACAGCAGTCGTCAGGACAGCTTTACAGATTCTATCTGCCCAACTGCAGCAAGAACGGATTCTATCACAGCAGACAG TGCGAGACGTCGCTGGATGATGAGCCGGGGCTCTGCTGGTGTGTCTACCCATGGAGCAGGGAGAAGATCCCGGGGTCCGTGGAGGTCAGAGGCGACCCCAACTGCAGTCAGTATTTTAGCAGATAG